The window TCCCGCCGACGGAGCTGGCGATTCTCGTCGCAACGGGGGTCGGGTACTTCGGACTCGGCCACCTCGTCATGCTCCGGCTCGTGAGCGTCGCGCGTGCCCGAGGTGTCGTCGGGCACTACTGAACACCCAAACGCCGCCGACTCTTCCGTCGCGAGTTGACTCTATCTCCTCTCCGACGGGAGATCTGTTTTATTGCCTATAACAAAAAACCACTTCTAATCGCCAGATTTAACTCACACGCTCCGGAATAGACGGTTGCAATGTCGATCAACACCGACATCGAGACGGAGTACACGCCCAGCACGCCGACTGTCGAGGACGCAGACGACCGACAGCTCACCGGTTCCTGTGTCAGCGACTCCTGCGAAGAGAACTAACTCCGACCGACCGGCGGTCCAGTTCCCACAGAGGGCAGTCGATCGACCGGTCACCGCTTCGACGAGAACCGGTGACTCTGATCGGTTGCCTCTTTTTCCGACAAAATCTTTGAAGCTGACGACAGAGTTAAGTTCAACTGAGTTAAATTGGTGGTTGCAATGTCGAACAACCCCGACATCGAGACGGAGTACACGCCTAGCACACCAACCGTCGAGGACGTAGACGACCGACAGCTCACCGGCTCCTGCATCAGCGGGACGTGTAACGACTGATCCGAGGGCGACCCGTAGCGCTCGGTTCTCTCACAGACTTCTCTCCGGTACGACAGTGGACGACTAGCGAGAGTAATTGCACCCTCCCGAACAATTTCCTGACTGAACTGTAAGTTCCGATTTTATCCACCAGATTTAACTCACACGCTCCGGAATGGACGGTTGCAATGTCGATCAACACTGACATCGAGACGGAGTACACGCCCAGCACGCCGACCGTCGAGGACACAGACGACCGACAGCTCACCGGTTCCTGTGTCAGCGACTCCTGCGAAGAGAACTAACTCCGATCGACCAGCGTCGATCGGCCTCCGGCACTACAGTTTTTTACCGACGGTGCTCACTGAGCGCCACCTAAACTGATTAACTCTAGCTAAATACTTATACGCTAGTAGCTGTAACTGTAGGGTATGTCGGAAACGACAACCCGAGTCGAGGAGGAGTACACGCCGAACGTCCCGACCGTCGACGAATCGAACGAGCGGAAGCTGTTCGGCTCCTGCACCAGCGACACCTGCCAAGCGTAACGCCCCCTCCCGACCGGCGTCGGTCGGGTTCGACACCTCAGTTCTTCGAACGGTGGTATCCACCAACGCTCCCTAAACTGACCTACTGTAACCAAATACTTATGTATTGCTGACTGTAACTGTGGGGTATGTCGGAAGCGACAACCCGAGTCGAGGAGAACTACACACCGACCGCCCCAGCAGTCGACGGGTCGAACGAACGACAACTGTTCGGTTCCTGTGTCTGCGACTCCTGTGACAAGGACGGCTGCACGGGCATCTGATCACCGGCCGACCCGACGCCGACGCCTCCGACGGGCGCCCCACACCTTTTTGTAGTCTGTGTCGAATTAGTGCACAAAAAACTCGGTAGGTTTACGTTCGTAGTAGCTGAATGTACTTACCGTGTTCGTGAGCACTTCACGAACAGCTTCGATACGATGTCACGAGACGAGATACCCCTCGACACTGCGACACTCACCGCCCGGGCCACACCGCTGTACGACCGGCTCGGTGGCGGCGACAGCGACGACTCGGTTCCCCCCGTCATCGACTCGGCGTCACTCCGCGAGGAGTGGCGAGCGTCGCTGGCACCGGCCGACGACGGCGCGTGGGCCGCCCGGTTGACACACCTCGACGCGTCGCCGACGGCGTCGATCGCCGACCCAGTGCCAGACAGCGACGCGGGATGGGTCGACACTCTCCGCGCGCTCGTCGACTCGTTGCTCGACGAGGAACTGTCCCCGTCGGACGACCGGGAAGACGAGGCACCGTTCACACACGTCGTCGAACCGATCGTGTCGTTTGCCGCCGAGCCGTGTGAGTTCGGGCCCGTGCTCGCTCCGTCGGCGGTCTCGGATCTCCGTGCGGAACTCGCCGGGCGGCTCCGCCGTGTGCTCGCACAGGCGTTGTTCGTCGAGTTCAAACTCGCCGCGGACCCAGAGGCGGAGGGTGTCGTCTCTGTCACCGACGTTCCGACGGGGACGGGTCGCCCGCGCTACTCCGCGTTCGTGGCCCGACTCACCGCAGACGGGCTCGCCGGGTTCTTCGAACGGTACCCCGTCGCCGGACGGCTTACGGCGACGATCGTGTCCGAGTGGCGCGACCGCGTCGTACGGCTGGCGGAACGCGCCCGTGCAGACCGCGCCACGTTGGCCGACCGGTTCGACGAGGGCACGGCGCCGGGACCAGTCGTCGATGTCTCGGCGACCGGAGACCCACACGACGGCGGGGAGTGTGTCTCTCGTGTCGAGTTCGACTCCGGGCTGACGCTCGCGTACAAGCCACGGCCGGTCGACGCGCACGCAGCGTTCGACGAGTTCTGTGAGTGGCTCGCCACCGAGACCGATCTCTCACTCCCACACCGCGCGACGGTCGTCACACGAGACGGCTACGGCTGGGTCGAGTGGCTCGAACAACGCGACTGTGAAGACGAGGCCGCGGTCGAACGGTACTACCGTCGTATCGGAACGCTCGCCTGCCTGTCGTACGTGCTCCGGTTCACTGACGGCAACTACCAGAACCTGGTCGCCGTCGGCGAACGACCCGCGTTGATCGACCTAGAGACGGTCTGTCGCCCGGCGTACCCGGACGAGGGTGGGTTCGGCCAGCCCGAGTTGGCCGAGATCGTCGACGAGTCCGTTCTCTCGACGGGGTTGTTCCCGGTCGTCACCGCCGAAGACGACATCGTGGGTGTCGGTGGGCTCGACGACCCGGGGGAACGCGAGACGTCGATCCCCACCCGGAACTTCCAGGCCGTCAACACCGACGAGATGGAACTCACGTTCGATCACACGACGACACACGACGGCCGGAACCAACCGACGGTCGACGGCCAGCCACACGGTCCGGACGACTACGGGACGGAGATACTCGCGGGGTTCGAGCAGGCGGCGAGCGTGGTCGCCGCGGAACGCGACCGGCTCGCCGACCCGAGCGGCCCGTTGTCCGGGTTCGAGAGCGTCGAGATCCGGACGTTCCTCCGCAGCACGATGGAGTACACTCGTGTCCGACGGCCGCTCGTCACGACGGAGTACCTCCGTTCTGGGGGGAAGCGAGACGTTCGCGTCGAGACGTTGCTCAAGCGGGTCGACTTCACGGCCGCAGACGAGCGACGAACGGCGTTGTTCCGGGCCGAGCGTGCTGCCATCGACCGTGGCGACGTGCCGCGCTTGACGATCCAGACGGACGACACGGCGGTCTCCTGTGGCGGTCGAACCGTCCCGGGTGTCCTCGAAGAGACGCCGTTCGAGCAACTGCTGGCGCACGTCGCCGAGCTCGGCGAGTCGACACTCCGAGAACAGGCGGACTACCTCAAACTGGCCTACGAGCCTCGTGAACTCCGTCTCCCGGACCCACCATCGGCGCCGGCGACAGCCCCGCGATTGACAGACGACCGACTCCGTAGTGTCGTCGCCGGTGTCGTCGACCGAGTCCACGATGCCGCCGTCGAGACGGACGACGGCACCACGCGCTGGTACGTCCGAGAGGGCCGCCCGGGTGGGGTCCACGTACACGACCTCCGAGACGACTTGTACGGCGGACGCCTCGGGCTGGCGACGTTCGGGGCAGCCGCACAACGGGTTCTGTCCGGACCAGTGGCACGGCGTGCGGCCACGATCACCGACGAGGCAGTCGCGCCGGTCCTCGACAGCGTGCGGGCAGACGACCTCCCCACGGAGAAACTCGGCGTCTGTCACGGCCGCGGCTCGTTCGTGTACGCGCTGGTGAACCTGTGGCGTCTCCGAGACGACGACCGATTCCTCGACGCTGCCGTGCGGGTCGCAGACACCGTCCCCGAGCTCGTCGGCGACGACGACGTGTACGACCTGATCGGGGGGGCTGCCGGCGGCGCGCTGGCGCTGTCGACACTCGCGGACGCGACAGACGACAGCCGGCACCGCCAGACTGCAGTCGACCTCTGTGATCACCTGTTGTCGGAACGGATCGACCACGACGGTGTTCGCGTCTGGGAGACGCACGACGGTCCCGAGCGTGCACTCGTCGGCGCCGGCCACGGGATCGCCGGGATCGCACTCGCGCTGGGGCGAGTCGGCGCCACAGTCGACGCGCCACGGTTCAAGCAGGCGGCCGCAGATGCGCTCCAGTTCGAACGCGACCTGTACGACTCCGAACGAGGAGGCTGGCCGGACTTCCGACTCGGGACGTACCGACGGGGGTGGTGTGCCGGTGCTGCCGGGATCGCGCTCACCCGTGCAGAGCTGATCGCGGTCGACGACAGACCGGCGTACCGACGGGACTTGGACCGTGCCGTGGAGTCGATGCAGACGGGGAAGCTCCACGACCGTGACCACCTCTGTTGTGGCAACCTCGGTCACGCAGCCGTGACACGGCGCGTCGACGAACTGTGTAACCGACCGTTGCTCGCACGTCGCGGGCGGGCGCTGGCCGCACGCAGCCTCGCACGCGGCGACGACGACTCTACGCTCGCGTACGACACCGACCAGTGGTACAATCCGACGCTGTTCTTGGGTGATCCCGGGGTCGGGTACGCCGCCTGCCGACTACTCGATTCGACAGTTCCGTCGCTGTTGGCCGTCGAGTGACTACATACTCTCCCAGACCGCTTCAGTGCCGTCCCACTCGTGACGCAGCATGTCGAGCAACACGACGTCGATCTCCTCGCCGTCGAACGTCACCATCTCTCGTTTCCGCCCGGTCTGTGTGAAACCGACGCCCTTCGCTCCCTCGATAATCGGTGCGTTGGTCTCCATCGTCTCGATCTCCAGCCGGTGGAGACCGAGCTGTCGGAACCCGTAGTCGACGATCTGGACCGTCGCGTCGACGCTGATCCGCGACGGCTGCTGTTCCGGTGCTACCCAGATCCCGAGCCCGCCGGTCCCGTGTTGCCAGTCGATCGGCGCAATCTGCACGTAGCCCACCGGATCGGACTCGTCGACCGGTACCATCAGCAGCCCGACGTTCTCGCCACAGTCGATGGTCTCGTACCGTTCTCTGACCCGCGCCTCGTTGTGAGGGAGATCCGTGTAGTACTGCTGTATCTCCGGGTGGTTCAGGTACTTCCGGAGAAACGGGATGTCCTCTTCTTCGACGGTACACAGCTCGACGTGTCTCCCCTCGATGAAAGTTGCACCCGGCATCGAAAAGAGAGAGGAATTTCTACTACTTAAAACCGACGGATAAGAGTGAAACTCACTCGTGCAAGCGATGCCACAATGCCAGCAGCGACGGAAGGACGAACACGCTGGCGAGGAAGGCACCGACGAGCGCGAGCCCGACGACGGAACCGATGTTCGACGTCTGGTCGAACGGTGAGATGGCGAGCGTTCCGAACACGGAGACGGTCGTGATCGTCGACCCGAGCAACGCTCCACCGGTGCCTCTGAGGGAGCGTTCCAACGCGTCGAACGGTTCGTCGTCACCCGTCACCTCGTCCGCGAACCGGTCCGTCACGTGGATGGAGTAGTCCACCCCGAGGCCGATCACCAGCCCGATCATCAGCGCGGTGAACAACGTGATCGGGACGCCCAACAGCAGCATCCCGAGTGAGATCAACGCGACCACGAGCGCGACGGGGACGAACGCGATCACACCGAGGAGTGCGCTCCCCTCGACGACTCTGTACACGAGCGCCAACAGGAGCAACACCGCTACGAGCGAGACCACGACGGTCTGGAACACGCTGCCGATCACGGCACGCAACAGCGCGGCCGTGATGGACTGCCGGCCGGTCACGTACGCGCCCACGCCGTCGAGTTCGCCCACCGGCTGGACAGTCTCTCGTATCGTGTTGTCGACCACCACCGCGTCGCTCGTCTGTTCGGTCTCCACCACCAGCCGGAGGGACCGGTACTCGTCGCCCTCCCGTTCGACGACACTCGCCGCGGTGTCGGGTGCGACACGGTAGAACGCGTCGTAGACGCCGGTAACGTTCTGTTCTGGGACGCCGTCGTCGTCCGTGTCCGCCCGTTCGAACACGTCACCGAACCGGTCACTCTCGTCTGCGACCCGCCGCATCTCCGTCAACGGTCCGGTCGTCTCGGCGAGCCCACCCTGGCGACGGAAGGCGACGGGGCTCTCTGCGGCCGCCTCCCGACTCTCGTCGAGTCGTTCGAGCGCCTCTGGATCGGCCACCGACCCTTGTATCAGGATCTGTGTGGGGCGCGACTCCGGATCGGACGAGAGGTACGTCTCCTCGACGTACGCACGGTTCTCGAGGAACGGGTACTGCTCGACACCCAACGGCTCCGGTAGTTCCTGTGACCAGTCGTCCGGTTCGCTGATCCCCGTCTGGAGGCTCTGATCGAGCTGCGTCCACGCGAACACTCCACCGGCGCCGGCGACGACCGCGACGACGACGACCGCCACCGCGGACAGCCGAGCGGCGGAGACACCGGCGGTGAGTACGCCCGCGACTCGGTCCCCGTTACCGACCGGCTGATTGTCCGGCCCCGAGAGGAACCGTGTTCTGAGACCGTCCAGCTCCAGCTTCGCCGCCGGAACGAGCGTCACGAACACCAAGAACGTGGCGACGATTCCGAGAGACATCGCGGCCGTCAGGTTCCGCACGTCCGACAACGGGTTCGTCACGTTCGAGAGGAACCCGACCGCGGTGGTCACGGTCACGAGCGCGAGCGCGACACCGACGGCCGACAGCGCTCGACGCATCGGGCCACGCCGTCCCTCACCCGGCTCGTGGTTCTCCCGGAACCGCATGAAGATGTGGAAACTGTAGTCGATGGAGAGCCCGATGATGAGGATGACCGCGATGGTGCCGGCGGTGCCGAACGGAATCGACAGCCACCCCATCAGTCCGGCCGTCGCCACCAGCGACGAGAGGACGCCGAACAGCCCCACGAGGATGTCACCCAGGTCACGGTAGGCGACGATCATGGTGAGGATCATCACCAGCAGTGCGATCGGTCCGGTCAGTTCGAGGATGTCCTGGTTCACCCGCGAGAACGTCCCGTCGCCCGCCGGACCAGAGAGCATGAAGTAGTCACTCTCGGCTGTCGCCGGGAGCTCGGCGAACAACACTTCACCGAGACGTTCTGCGGTCGCTCCGCCACTGTCCTCCGACGCGAGCGAGTCGTCGGGCACCACGAACACTATCCGTCGCCCGGTCGCCGTCGCCGTGCCGGGCTCGTAGCTGTTCGGCATCAACTGCAGTGCCCGACTCTCCGCCGACAGCAGTTCTCGCTCGATCTCGTCTATCTGGTCGGCGTCTGCCCGTTC of the Halobaculum sp. MBLA0143 genome contains:
- the lanM gene encoding type 2 lanthipeptide synthetase LanM, whose amino-acid sequence is MSRDEIPLDTATLTARATPLYDRLGGGDSDDSVPPVIDSASLREEWRASLAPADDGAWAARLTHLDASPTASIADPVPDSDAGWVDTLRALVDSLLDEELSPSDDREDEAPFTHVVEPIVSFAAEPCEFGPVLAPSAVSDLRAELAGRLRRVLAQALFVEFKLAADPEAEGVVSVTDVPTGTGRPRYSAFVARLTADGLAGFFERYPVAGRLTATIVSEWRDRVVRLAERARADRATLADRFDEGTAPGPVVDVSATGDPHDGGECVSRVEFDSGLTLAYKPRPVDAHAAFDEFCEWLATETDLSLPHRATVVTRDGYGWVEWLEQRDCEDEAAVERYYRRIGTLACLSYVLRFTDGNYQNLVAVGERPALIDLETVCRPAYPDEGGFGQPELAEIVDESVLSTGLFPVVTAEDDIVGVGGLDDPGERETSIPTRNFQAVNTDEMELTFDHTTTHDGRNQPTVDGQPHGPDDYGTEILAGFEQAASVVAAERDRLADPSGPLSGFESVEIRTFLRSTMEYTRVRRPLVTTEYLRSGGKRDVRVETLLKRVDFTAADERRTALFRAERAAIDRGDVPRLTIQTDDTAVSCGGRTVPGVLEETPFEQLLAHVAELGESTLREQADYLKLAYEPRELRLPDPPSAPATAPRLTDDRLRSVVAGVVDRVHDAAVETDDGTTRWYVREGRPGGVHVHDLRDDLYGGRLGLATFGAAAQRVLSGPVARRAATITDEAVAPVLDSVRADDLPTEKLGVCHGRGSFVYALVNLWRLRDDDRFLDAAVRVADTVPELVGDDDVYDLIGGAAGGALALSTLADATDDSRHRQTAVDLCDHLLSERIDHDGVRVWETHDGPERALVGAGHGIAGIALALGRVGATVDAPRFKQAAADALQFERDLYDSERGGWPDFRLGTYRRGWCAGAAGIALTRAELIAVDDRPAYRRDLDRAVESMQTGKLHDRDHLCCGNLGHAAVTRRVDELCNRPLLARRGRALAARSLARGDDDSTLAYDTDQWYNPTLFLGDPGVGYAACRLLDSTVPSLLAVE
- a CDS encoding GNAT family N-acetyltransferase; translated protein: MPGATFIEGRHVELCTVEEEDIPFLRKYLNHPEIQQYYTDLPHNEARVRERYETIDCGENVGLLMVPVDESDPVGYVQIAPIDWQHGTGGLGIWVAPEQQPSRISVDATVQIVDYGFRQLGLHRLEIETMETNAPIIEGAKGVGFTQTGRKREMVTFDGEEIDVVLLDMLRHEWDGTEAVWESM
- a CDS encoding RND family transporter; amino-acid sequence: MSVVSRLASVVAGRSKLTVAVTLVLLAGLAVGAASIPSADGGSLQVNSTAEQKLDYIVDNYPVGGSNQTVYAVYVRDGDGDVLDRDSLRRSLEFHRRVTDNETVGGVIREDGQTASIAVAVTSQLTGNPAASYEKRFTALERADADQIDEIERELLSAESRALQLMPNSYEPGTATATGRRIVFVVPDDSLASEDSGGATAERLGEVLFAELPATAESDYFMLSGPAGDGTFSRVNQDILELTGPIALLVMILTMIVAYRDLGDILVGLFGVLSSLVATAGLMGWLSIPFGTAGTIAVILIIGLSIDYSFHIFMRFRENHEPGEGRRGPMRRALSAVGVALALVTVTTAVGFLSNVTNPLSDVRNLTAAMSLGIVATFLVFVTLVPAAKLELDGLRTRFLSGPDNQPVGNGDRVAGVLTAGVSAARLSAVAVVVVAVVAGAGGVFAWTQLDQSLQTGISEPDDWSQELPEPLGVEQYPFLENRAYVEETYLSSDPESRPTQILIQGSVADPEALERLDESREAAAESPVAFRRQGGLAETTGPLTEMRRVADESDRFGDVFERADTDDDGVPEQNVTGVYDAFYRVAPDTAASVVEREGDEYRSLRLVVETEQTSDAVVVDNTIRETVQPVGELDGVGAYVTGRQSITAALLRAVIGSVFQTVVVSLVAVLLLLALVYRVVEGSALLGVIAFVPVALVVALISLGMLLLGVPITLFTALMIGLVIGLGVDYSIHVTDRFADEVTGDDEPFDALERSLRGTGGALLGSTITTVSVFGTLAISPFDQTSNIGSVVGLALVGAFLASVFVLPSLLALWHRLHE